GCGATGAATTGTTAATTCGAAAACAAAAAAACAGAACCCGCTCTCGGGTCCTATTTCACCTTTTGTACGCTATTTATTATTAGCCTTTTTCATTTGCTCAATTAGCTTTTTTGTCCTCAAATCCTGGCTTCTCGATAATTTTACTGGGGCAACATACACGCCGTCTTTTGCTTCATTTTCAAGATCCATGATTCTTTTCTGATAGTGTCAGCAGAAAGATCATAGCCATGTTAAGAAAAGCAATGGAGCATGCCTTTGTATATACTACGCTTTTTCACTACTAAATTCCGTTTTCTGACGCAAAACCTTATTAACAGAACTGCGGTTCTTCCAGATAAACTTAACCATTTCTGCTGGTTCCAGCAGCTGTTCATCTGGATCGCAATAGGTTTCACCTTTTCCATGAATGGTCCACGCCTTTGTGTATTCATTAAACATCAGCGTCCACTGCCCATTTCGCTGCTTGTCTTCAAAAACAAAGTAATGCTTGTTTCCTTGATCATCGTAAAAAGCAATTTGAGGAAAATCCAGTGAGAATTGTTCAATATCTTTTTTCGATCTTAACACTCTAGCCATAATTCAACTCTCCTTCACGAAAAACTTGAGAAATGCAAAAATGTCTTGTTTTTAGACAGCTATTTCCAATATTATATATAATTCGAGAAAGTAATGCACCCTGTCCTTTTAATTTTTGTTCTTGCTTCCTGAAAACATTTATGCTTATAGACGAACTGTTAAGTAACTTTGCTTGTTTCCTCTATAATCAATAAATGGTAAAAAAGTGATATCTATCATGATATTTGAGTTTCATATTAATGAAGATTTATTAATGATAGCAGCCAATTTAATCAACAGTGACCTTTTCCAAAAAAACTCCCTGTTTGATTATATTACCAGTGTGAGGGGAGCGGAAACGACCTATACTGTTAAGGCAAGACAAATCAAAAACCCATAAGGGAGTGACTGATCATGTCAAGCAGAAACCGCAACCGACTATTGGCTCCAGGTGCCCAGCAGGCTATTGACCAGATGAAGTACGAAATTGCTTCTGAATTTGGTGTTCAGCTGGGTGCGGATACAACAGCGCGTGAAAACGGTTCTGTCGGCGGTGAAATCACGAAGCGTCTTGTAGAAATGGCGAAACAGGAATTGTCTCGTCGTTAGGAAACATGTAAAACTAAAAAGCAACAAAAAAAGACATCCATTCGTTCTGAAGGGATGTCTTTTTTTGGTTAAGGCTCTGTTAGAGATTGGTGTGAATGAACGTCTAGTTTTTGTATCCAAAATTTGAGAATATCCAATTTGGCCGTACTGTTGATTAAAAAATATAAATTTAAATTATTTTAAGAAAAGATTTTAACAATTGTTCAATTAGCTTTTTTGTCATCAAATTTCGTTCCTTTAGTTGTTTAACAGCATTAATTCTTTGTCTTTTGTTTTAACAGTGCTGACAAAAAGGCTAATGTTAGTCCCTGTCCCCAGCCTTGAACTCTTTTATACGGAACCTGTTTGTACCCTTCTGCATCATCCATTACAGCCGTCCCTGCAGAGACACTTGCTACCGATCCATCTTCTTTGATTTGACTAAGAATTCCTTCAATCGACATCTGTATATATTCATTATACAATTTGCCTCTAGACAACAAGGCAGCAGCAATTCCAGCAGATCCAGATGTCTCTTGATAGGAATCGACATCTGTTAGAATCGTATGCCAAAGTCCAGTTGGAGATTGCAAACGAACTAAAGCACTCAACAGATCACGAAGAGAATCCGCAATAACCATATAAGATGGATGCTGTACTTTGATTAACTCCAATGCTCTTGCCATCGTGTAGGCTGCCCAGCTATTTCCTCTTGCCCAAAAAATGCCGGACATATGGTTTTGAGCAACATGATCCCATCCATGATAATATAAATTTGTTGTTTCATTCTGTAGAAATTGTTCGTGTCCGTGATATTGTTTCAAGCCAAATTCAAAATAATCATTTCGATCTAACATATGGCCAATTCGTAAAAGAAAATATCCCGCCATAAACATCGTATCTGCCCATGCTTGCTCGGGAAATACATCCTTTCCTCCGTTAACGGTATGCTGTAAAATACCGTCTGCAAACCTGTCTGCATCGTTTAATAAAAAATCTGCCATTTGAATGGCGTAGTTCAAATAGTTTTCTTCTTCTGAGGCTTTATATAAAGTAAGAAGCGTATGGCCAATCGCACAAGCATTTACAGATAATGATGGCAGACCATCTTCCAGTTCCTTGTCTATCCAGTTCTTAAGAAAGTGTAAATATTTCTCCTCTCCGGTGGCTTCATATGCTTCAGCAATACCGAAAAAGGCTACCCCGGCAGGCCAGTCCCACCCGTAATCCATCTTCATGGTCCTTTCAACAACTTTATCTATTTTAGCCTTTACTTCATTTTCATCAAAAACAAACTTAGACATCTTTCACTCTCCTAAATGATAAAAATAAATAATTCGATGTATAACCTACAAGTTTCACCCGGTACCCTCCTTTCGTATGCCATCATTGTAAAATATATCTTTTTTTCTTTATATAAGATTTTCTTGCATGTTGATAAATTGAACAAAAAACACTGTTAAATACACATATTTCAACATTTTCAGATCTCTTTTCACTTTTTAAATGAATATTTGTACTCTCTGGCTTTAGTTCTGCTTAATGTTGTAAAGTGTGGCAGGAAATCAATAACGCAAAAAAGCCGAGACATCATACAAGCCTCGTTTTTCTTATGTTTGCACCTAGAAAACAAATACTGGTGTTTAACAGCGTCATTTATTTAAAAATAGTCTAACTGAATTGTCTATAATATAGATAATATATGGTACTACATGGATATAATAGGAACAACAAATTAGGTGGGAGAAATCTTTATGAAGATTAAAACTGTTGGCACTTGGGATGATGAACTTTGGCAGGACGCGAGCCCCCTTTATATGGAAGCATTTGGAGATAAGGGAGCCAAGCCGGTTAAGATCATCAAAAATATGTTTGCACAAGGAATTGCCGAGCTTCATGTGGCGTACAACGAGTCGGCAGCGGTTGTTATGGCTCTTACAGGGAAGCTCGTATCTGACCAAGTAATGCTCATCGACTATTTGGCTGTATCCCAAAAAGAGCGAGGTCATGGACTTGGCAAACACTTTATTAATTACTTGCGACAGAAAGCAGAGGATGAGGGGTATCAGAAATTAATTATTGAGGCTGAGTCAGAGGAAACACCAGATAATAGAAGGCGTATCCACTTTTGGCAATCATGCGGCTTTCTTCTCACAGAGTATGTCCATCACTACATCTGGGTGCCGGAAACCTACCAGGCTATGTACCTTCCCCTCCTTGCTGATTCGAGGAAGGTAACGGGAGAAGAATTGTTTGTGTTTATCAATACCTTTCACCAGCTGTCGTTTCGCGGCGTTGGGAAGGACGAAGATTAACGGTTTCTTCTCCTGGCTAAATCGTTTTAACTAAGGGAGTTTAATAAGTTTATAAATAAAAAAGGGACAGTCCCTAAGCAGAGGGCACTATCCCTTTTTTGTCCTGTCCGGTGAGGAACAAGATAAACTGACTCTCTTTTTCCATATTTGTTTGTAGAACAAAAGATCGCGATACAATACCTTGTTAAAATTAAAAAGATCTCAATATGTACATATTGAGATCAAAACGAAAGGAACATCCTTTTTTATAAAAAGTAAAAGACCGAAGAAATAAAAATGCCTGTGATCAGCATGATGATTAAGCCGTAGCCCATAATATCTTTTGCTTTCAAACCGGCAATGGCCAGGGCAGGCAGTGCATAAAACGGCTGAATCATGTTTGTCCACGCATCTCCCCATGCGACAGCCATTGCTGTTTTAGGTAACGATACGCCCATGCTTTTTGCTGCCTCTAGCATAACAGGCGCTTGAACAGCCCATTGTCCGCCGCCTGAAGGAACAAAAAAGTTAACAAGGCCTGCACTCCATAATGTCAGCATGTGAAAGGTATGTTCATTTGAAATCGCGATAAAGGAATCGGATAATACACCCGCCAGTCCGGAAGCGGTTACAATACCCATTAATCCTGCGTAAAATGGAAATTGTATAATAATTCCCGTCGCGCTTTTAACAGATTTAGCTACAGCTTCTAAAAACAGTCTCGGTGTTTTGTGTAAAATGATACCAATGAAGAGGAAAAGAAAGTTAATAATGTCAAGGTTAATGGAAAACCCGTTAGCAGTAATGTAATATCCTAAAAAAGCAAGACCCAATAAACCAGTAAGCAATGACAATGCCTTGCTGTTTTCCAAACGGTCAGCAGGTGTCATGTCCATATTATGCTCAGTTACCGCAGCCAGCATATCATTCGGGTCATTTAATAAATCGCGGTCAATAATAAATACCTGATCTTTAGGAGGCATCATAAACCGATTGATAAGGGGGACTAAAATGATAAGTCCAATGACAATGGTTAAGTTGAAAGGTGAAAAAAGAGTTTCACTAGTTGGAACAACGCCGATAAGATTTTCGGTGAAATGCCCAGGAGTAGCAATGGTTAAAGCAACGGATGACGAAAGCCCGCCGCTCCAGATAATAAATCCACTATAAGCACTTGCCACCAGCAGCCGATAGTCCACGCCATCTACTTTTTTTGCGATTTCTCGCGCTAACAATGCGCCGATGATTAAGCCAAATCCCCAATTAATCCAGCAGGCAATCAGTGCAACAAGAGTAACAAGAATAATTGCCTGCCCGGGTGAATTTGGTGTACCCGCTAAGTTACCCAATAATTTTTTAAAGAAGGGGCTGCTCGCCATTACATGACCGGTTACCACAATAAAAATCATTTGCATGGAAAAGGTTAACAAACTCCAAAACCCATCTCCCCAGTAGCCCACAATTTGAACCGGTGTGCTGTCTGTTAAAAAGACGGCAAGCCCCATCACAAAAAATGTAAGCACAATAACAAGTACATACGGGTCAGGCATATATTTCTGCATCAGCCTGTTTGAAATGGATATCATTATTTTCATATAATCGTCCTCCTGCCGTTTTGCAGACTTAAAATCAAAAGTACTTTCTTTGATAAGTCAAACATCATCATGAGTTAGCAAAACAATTCATTGAACATCTTCTTGAAAGCGTTTTCCGAAAATTGTGTACCTCTCCCTTCTTAGCCTCTCTTACTAAAGATTTTACATTTTAAATCCATATAAGTGAAATTCATAAAAAGAATAAATTTTATTCAATTTGAGAATAAATGCTTCTTTTAAAATGAATACCAATCGTAATTCTAAAATAAATCAAACAAAAAGACAGATTAAAGTCTGTTGGTAAGCGATGACTATCTCAGACAAAGCATATAAATGATCCAGCTTAATCCGCTGCGTGTGTTATCAAAAACATGGCGCCCTTTATCTAGTTCAAGGGGCGTAAATACATCCATTTGTTCATGTATTGCATACTGCACACTACATGGATCTGGCATACAAGCTGTCCGTTCCAATACTTTAATAGTATTTTTTTTCAACTATCTTTATCAAAATGAGACCACTTTAACCGAGTTTCTTCTATATATAGCGCCCAAGCGCATTGTCTTTCTATTGGTGAACCACATGCTGTTCCCGCTCCATGATCTTCTGCAAATAGATCATCGTTGTCTCGATTAAAGTGAAATACTTTTTCCGCTATATGCGATCGAAACCAGCATACATTCTTGCTGATGTTGAAGGTGAGAACTTGATTTTATATTTTCCCGTAAGCCCTTTCTTTGCTTTCTCAGCCAATTTCATCCCCTGTTTATTATGTTCAGCCTCAAGCGTAATTCCATTTGGAACTAACTTATCAGTATCCCAATCAATCCAGCTGCCGTAATTAACCATCCACTCAGACAGCTCTTCTTTTAACTCAGCTGAAAGCGATATTTCATCTAAATTCAGATTACAACCACAACGACTGCACCAGATAGGGTCTCCAGCCATGTCACCTTCAATTTTTAACTTGTCCGTGCTATTTTGTTCACAGCAGCATTCCGCCATTACCTTTTACCACCCTTTTAATTAAATATAATTTTTGGTTTTACCGAGTTTTTTCAAAAAGGCCAAAGAAGCGGTGTACTAGCGCTTTTCTTCTCTTTCTATTTGGGAAGCAATACTTATACGCAAAGGTCTAGGAGGCTGGTACTTTATTGTGCCGGGAACTGATAATGCTTTCAGTTACATGGAAGGGATTTATACACACAGGTTAACACCTGACTATTCGATTGAAATGGGCAAGCGCAGTACCAAGCTTGGATATACAGTACTTAATCTACCGGCCACCTACTCCCTCACCTGCCAATTGATGAATCTGCTTTATCAGCAGGTTCCAGCAGCTAACACGTATTCTTGATTTTATTATATCGAGAAACGTAAAAAGACGGTATTAAATCCAGTTTCACACTATCTTTTCAAACAACTTTTTTTATTTTAAATGACTTTATTATTTTTTAGATACCTTTATTATTCGTGAACAACCGGTATAGGCTAGTTCTTTTTTATGCATAAAACACCGTGTTTTCCTCATCCTATTGAAAAAAGAGCAATAGATGATGCCCTTTTGGCGTAAAGGTAAAGGTGCTGTATTCGGAAAGTTAGCA
The genomic region above belongs to Domibacillus sp. DTU_2020_1001157_1_SI_ALB_TIR_016 and contains:
- a CDS encoding alpha/beta-type small acid-soluble spore protein; this translates as MSSRNRNRLLAPGAQQAIDQMKYEIASEFGVQLGADTTARENGSVGGEITKRLVEMAKQELSRR
- a CDS encoding glycoside hydrolase family 88 protein; translation: MSKFVFDENEVKAKIDKVVERTMKMDYGWDWPAGVAFFGIAEAYEATGEEKYLHFLKNWIDKELEDGLPSLSVNACAIGHTLLTLYKASEEENYLNYAIQMADFLLNDADRFADGILQHTVNGGKDVFPEQAWADTMFMAGYFLLRIGHMLDRNDYFEFGLKQYHGHEQFLQNETTNLYYHGWDHVAQNHMSGIFWARGNSWAAYTMARALELIKVQHPSYMVIADSLRDLLSALVRLQSPTGLWHTILTDVDSYQETSGSAGIAAALLSRGKLYNEYIQMSIEGILSQIKEDGSVASVSAGTAVMDDAEGYKQVPYKRVQGWGQGLTLAFLSALLKQKTKN
- a CDS encoding GNAT family N-acetyltransferase, with the translated sequence MKIKTVGTWDDELWQDASPLYMEAFGDKGAKPVKIIKNMFAQGIAELHVAYNESAAVVMALTGKLVSDQVMLIDYLAVSQKERGHGLGKHFINYLRQKAEDEGYQKLIIEAESEETPDNRRRIHFWQSCGFLLTEYVHHYIWVPETYQAMYLPLLADSRKVTGEELFVFINTFHQLSFRGVGKDED
- a CDS encoding short-chain fatty acid transporter, with translation MKIMISISNRLMQKYMPDPYVLVIVLTFFVMGLAVFLTDSTPVQIVGYWGDGFWSLLTFSMQMIFIVVTGHVMASSPFFKKLLGNLAGTPNSPGQAIILVTLVALIACWINWGFGLIIGALLAREIAKKVDGVDYRLLVASAYSGFIIWSGGLSSSVALTIATPGHFTENLIGVVPTSETLFSPFNLTIVIGLIILVPLINRFMMPPKDQVFIIDRDLLNDPNDMLAAVTEHNMDMTPADRLENSKALSLLTGLLGLAFLGYYITANGFSINLDIINFLFLFIGIILHKTPRLFLEAVAKSVKSATGIIIQFPFYAGLMGIVTASGLAGVLSDSFIAISNEHTFHMLTLWSAGLVNFFVPSGGGQWAVQAPVMLEAAKSMGVSLPKTAMAVAWGDAWTNMIQPFYALPALAIAGLKAKDIMGYGLIIMLITGIFISSVFYFL